The Methylobacterium durans nucleotide sequence CGGATTGGCCTGATCCTTCCGGCCGCCGAGATAGGTGTCCGTCGCGGGAATCGTAACAATGTTGATATCGGCGCGCTGGAGCAGTTCGAGGACGGGCTGCGCTTGATCGGGCATCAGAGAGGCGAGGCTGGTCATGTGCCCCAGCGTGACCTTGCCCTGATATCCGGTGTCGATGGTCTTCTGCGCGATGTAGGAAGCCGCCGCGAAGCGGCGATCCGAGGTGTCGTCGGCGAAGTCGGCGTGCAAATCGACGGGGCGGTCGTACTTCTGAGCCAGCTTGAAGCACTCGTCGATGTGGCTCCGCGTGTCCTCCCAGGTGCGCTCGTTGTACGGACAGCCTCCGACGACGCTCGCGCCCATGTTGAGCGCCTCTTCCATCATCGCCAGAGTTCCTGGCGCCTTGAGGATGCCCTCCTGGGGGAAGGCGACGATCTGCAGATCGAGCGCGTTCCTATACTCGTCAGCCAAAGCCAGCCCGGTCTCGACGCCGATCAGCCCCTGGATGGGATCGACGTCGGGCTGAGCGCGAAGAGCGACGACGCCGTTGCGTATCGCCATGTCGAGGACTTGTCGGGAGCGATCCAGAACGTCCTCGCGCACCTGCTGTGCCTTGAGCTGACCCGTGATCCGGATCGCCTCCGCCAAGGTGCCGGATTGGTTCGGCATCCGCTGTTCGAGCAGTGCCTTCTCCAGATGGATGTGGGGTTCGAGCAAGCCGGGGATCGCGGCTCGGCCTTGGGCATCGATTACGCGCGGCGCATCGGCAGCGAGGTTGGGCTGCACGGCCACGAAGCGCCCTTTGCTAATGGCGAGATCCACTGGCGGCTTGCCATCGGCGATGCGGACCTGCCGAACCAGAAGCTCGATCTCGCCGGGCGGACCCTCGCCAGCTTGCGCCCTTGCTGAGGAGGGCGCTGACATGACGCTGAGAGCACCGAGCCCGCTGGCGGCAGCCATCCCGAATGATGTTACGCCCTGAAGAAAGGAGCGCCGGCTCGGACTCGTGCATCCACACGTGCAGCGTACCCTGAGCATCGTAACTCTCCCTTGCTGATGCAGCGTGTGACCTGTTCGAACTATGGGGTTGTCTCGCGCTGCCGGCCTCAGATGCCGAGGGCCAAGCCGTCGCTGCGCGGGTCGTGGGCGCCGACCAAGCTGCCATCGGCCTCGATGCGGATCGCACCCGGATGGCCGGCCAGGGGGCTCTGCGCGGGGATGGGGCTGATCTCATGCCCGCGTGCCGCGAGGTCCGCGAACACGTCCTGGCCCGCGTCGAGTTCCAGCTTCAGGCTGTCGCGACTGTCCGAGAAGGTCTTCCCCAGAAGGAATCTCGGGCGTGTGAGGGCGTTGAGCGGATCCATCTGATAGTCGATCAGCCGCGTCAGCACGGCCGCGAGGGTTTGCGGCTGCCCGTCTGCCCCCTGCGTGCCGTACAGCAGCCTGGGCCGACCCCCCCTGAAATACATCCCCGGATTGAGCGTGTGGAACGGTCGCTTACCGGGCTGCAGCACGTTGATGTGCTGGGGATCCATGCTGAAGGACGCGCCGCGATTGTGCCAGAGGATCCCCGTATCACCCGCGACGACGCCACTGCCCCAGTCGAAGTAGACGGTCTGGAGCATGCTGACACAGTTGCCGTCTCTGTCGACGGCTCCGATGAAGACCGTATCGCCGGGCTTGAAGACATACGGCCACGGCGCAGCCCTGCGCATGTCGATGCTTTTGGCGTGTGCGTCGAGGTTGACCTTCGACAGCAGGCGGTTGACGGGAACATCCACGAAATCGGGGTCGGCGACGTACCGGTTCCGGTCGATGAAGGCCGTCTTCACCGCTTCGACGAGCACGTGATAGTAGTCGGCGCTACCCTCGGGAATGGCCGCCAGATCGAGCCGATCGAGCGTTCCCATGATCTCGAGCGTCGCGATGCCCTGCGTAGGCGGACGCAGGCTCACGAGTTCGCCTCCACGATAGGAGACGCGGAGCGGGGTCTCGTTTCGCGCCCGGCAGCGGGCGAGATCGTTCGCGGTGAGGGGCGAGCCGGCCTGTTGCAGGCCACGGGCAATCCGCAGGGCGAGGTCACCCGCGTAGAAATAGCGGCCGCCGTTCTCGGCGAGAACGGTCAGCGTGCGGGCGAGATCGGGCTGCCGAAAGGTCTCTCCCACGTCCGGGATGCGGCCATCGACGGTGAACACGCGAACGACATCCGGCCAGTTCCCGATCTCGTTGGCCCGGAAGTTCGACCAGAAGCGCTGCGAGGGCGTCGTTGGAAAGCCCTCGGATGCGTACTGGATCGCGCGCTTGAACAATCCCTTCCAAGGTTGCCGGCCACCCCACGACCGGCGGCTGAATTCGAAGGCTTGATCCCAGGTGTCGACGGCCGCGGCCGCCGTCAGGGCTGAGCCAGGGCCGCGCACCGGAATCGGCCCGCCGTAGTTCGGCGGCTTCGCGGCGGCCTGTCCGATGCCGGACAGCGTGAAGCCGTTGCCCTCGCGGTCGCTGATGATCATGAATGCGTCACCACCCAGGCCGCAGAAATGGGGGTAGGTGACGCAGAGGGTGGCGTTGATGGCGATGGCCGCCTCGATGGCATTGCCACCCGCCTGGAGCACTTCCTGCCCGGCCTGGCTCGCCAATTCGTGCGGGCTCGTCACCATGCCCTGGCTGGAACGTGCCAGCCCGTTGCGTGCGGCGGCCGTCTCCGCACGAGACCCCGTGGCCAATGCTGCCGCCCCCAGAGCGGCCGCGGACGAGAAGAGGAGGGTTCGTCTCGAAGCCGTCAACCTCAAGTGACTCCAGTCTTCCGCACTGCTCATGACTGGACTCCCTCGCGTCCTGCAATTGTTCTAGGCGTTTATATTGCGGCGCAGCAGCAAAAACGAAGCATCGGACGGTTCGGCGCCTTGATCAAGTCTCAAAGCATGACGAAACGGCCACCCTATCAAGTGATGCGACCATCGCGCAGGTCGACTGCGGGTCCGCCGGGGACGCCCGCTTCGGGAAGCAGAACGACCAGCGTCCTGCCGCCCGGCGGACGGCCGGCGGCGCCGGATCATGCCGCCACGCCGTGCGGTCATCGGTTCCATCCCGGTCGCACTGCTCGGACGCCCGTCCTCCGGGTGCGGAAAAGCAGACGAAGTCCCAGGACGGACAAAGCGGTCATGGGGATGCCCACGGTCCATCGTTCCCGCGACCGGGCCAAGCCACGCAGATGGTCCTGCACGAAGCGTTCGCCCCGACCCATCTCGTTGAACGTCTGCTGGAATGAGGAGATACGCCGCAGTTCTTCCTCGCGCAGAACATCGCCGCGCCAACGCGCATTGCGCTCCATCCCAGCCAGACGCTCGACTTCGGCACGATGGCCCCGCTCCGTCTCGGCAGCCTCGCGGACGACCTGCCGTTCCGCCTCGGACAGGAAGCGTTCGGGCCCGATCCCGAGCCCGCTCTCAACAAGCGCGAGCAGAGGCTGGTCGGCCATAGGTTGGGTCATCAGCCACACGCCCTGAGCTCCCACGGCGGCCAAGAGCGCCGCCGCAACTGACACGGCGGCACGTCGGCCATTCAGACGCCGGGTCTCAGGGGCAGCGAAGAATAAAGCTCGAGCGCCAGCGGCGACCAGCAGAACCGAAGCGAAGGCGACGACCATGGTCGCTCCGGTCGGCGCGTCCAGTGCGACGGAGGCGGCAAAGCCCAGAACGCTGGCTGCGATCCCAGTGCCCCAGCCGACGCCGAGCGCCACGCTGATCCGCGCGGAGAACAGAGAGCCAATCACAGCCGGAATGATCAGGAACGAGAAGACGAGCAGCACACCAGCGACTGCGACCGAGCTCGTCACCACCAGTCCGAAGGTGGCGTAGAATAGGAAATCCCACAGCGCGGTGAACCTCTGGTGTCGCGGCAATCCGTCCTCTTCTGTCGCAAGGAAGTGCCGGCGGCACAGCGCATGCACTGCGCCGACCGCTGCGTAGATGAGCGCGAGCTTGAGGAGATCGGTGGCGTTCACCGTCAGGATGTCGCCGACCAACATACGCTTGACGTGCTCGGCACCTTGGGGCGACCGGTCAACCACCAGGATCGCCGCGGCGGTGGCGACGACGTAGAGGATACCGATCACCGCCTCCTGCCCCACCTGCGCGGAGACGCGCCGGGTGATCGTCAGGAGTGCCGCCCCGAGGAGCGTCAGGGCGAAGGCGTAGCCGAAGCCGGCGGCACCGCCCGGTGCATGCCCGACTGCAACCGCGATCGTACCGCCGAGCGCGGACAACTGCGCCAATGCGAGGTCCGCGAACACCACCTTTCGGCGCAGCACCTGGAGTCCGAGCCAGGTGTGGATGCCTACGAACAGACACGCGGCCAGGAACGGTGTGAGAAGAAGCGCGACGAGGTCCGACATGGATGCTTCGGCTTCCTGCGGATCAACGGGGCTGGGCCAGGACTTCTGCCAGGCGATCGACATTGTAGTCGAACAGCGACAGGTAGTCCGTGGCCTCCCGAACGGCGCCGACCGAGGGAGCGAGTACGACGACACGTGCACCGGTGCGCTCCGCGAGGTAGCGCGAGGCTTCCACTGGCTCGAAGGGCTCATGCAGGATGGCACGCACACCGCTCGCCCGCATGCGGCTGGCTAGGCCAGAAAGGCGCGCCGGACTTGGAGCGATACCCTCCTTCGGCTCGATCAGATCCACGATGTTGAGCCGAAAGCGGCGCGCGAAGTACGGCCAGCCGTTGTGGTAGGCGACGACAGCCTCGCCTCGAAATGGCTCGAGCTTTGCCGTCCAGCGGGTCAGCCGTTGCTTCAGGTCCACGGCAAAGCGCTTCTGCGCGCTGGCGATGGCGTCCTGCCCCGCCGGCGCGATGCGCACGAGCGCCTCGGCAATGCGGGCCGACATCGCCTCCGCATTTGCCGGATCGAGCCAGTAGTGCGGGTTGGCCGCACCGTGGGCGTGGCCGGAGCGAGCCTCGACGCTGCGACCCTGGACTTCCAGCAGAGCGATGTCGGTCGAAAGATCGAGGATCTGTTCATTCCTCACCTGACCTGTGTCGCCAGCCTGCCGGATGAGCTTGTCCAGCCACTCGTCGAACCCAAGCCCAACCCGAACGATGAGTGCCGCATCGCGGATCATCCCCACATGGCCAGGTCGCGGTGCGAAGGTCTCCGCATCGGCGCCGGGCTGCACGAGGGTTTCGACCCGTACCGCCCCGCCCGACACCGCCTCCGCGATGCTCTTGAGGTCTGGCGTGGTGACGACCACGAGCGGTGCGACCTCCGCTCGTGCAGCAGCGAACGGCCCGGCCAGAACGAAGCCGAGCGCGGCAAGTGCCGCCGCGCTCCATCGCGTCCATCTCATCCCGTCCTCCTGGCCTACTTCGTCCAGAGGTTCTTGGGCACCATGCAGTGGACAGCCTTATCGCCCTCGCGATGAGGCGCGATCCGGCAATCCATCGTCATGCTGAGAAGCCCGTAGGCATCGAGCCGCGAGAGCCCCTTCTTCTCGACGATGGTGTTGATCATCGCCATTGAGGCGCCGTCCATTGCCTTGCCGAGGCGTGCGTCCCGAGCGACGGTGACGAAGGCCTCGTCCGTGTCCTGCGTCGGCAACGGGACCGGCCGTGGCGCATCCGCGGCCTTCGGGATCATGCAGTAGGTGCCTTTGACGATGTTGACGACCTCCGAGATCGGGCAGTTCCAGCCGTCGAGCATGGCCTGCTCTGCCCGCTCGGAGGGCACATTACGCTGCTCGATCAGGAACTTGGTGGTCTCAGCCTTGAGGAGGTCGAGCGCCTTGTCCAGATCTTCATCGTAGCCGACCGTGATCCAGTCTGTCTGGGTCTCGATGCGCGGCCACTCGAGCCGCTGTCCTTTGAGCACTTCGATCGTGAGGTTCAGCTCCTTGTAGGCGGTCTCGAGCGCAGTCAGGTTGACTTCGCCGTTGCCCTGGACGGCATGAGAATCCCCTGACCAGAGAAGCGCACCTTTGACGAAGACGGGTACGTAGAGGCTCGCCCCTTCACTGAGTTCTCGGATGTCGAGATTGCCGGCGAACCGTCCTGGCGGCACGGAGGAGTAGCGGCCCGGCTCGGCCCGGGCGACCGCGACTGTGCCGGGGAAGGGTTTCAGTGGAATGGTGATTCCCGGGGCGAACTCGGTCTGCATCTTTTCGAGATCGAGATAGAAGAACTTGATCTGCCCTTCTGGGAACTCCTTCGGGAACTGGCCGAACAGACCAGGTATGTTGAAGTTCATGCCATAGGCGCGTGGCACGATCTTGTTGATGCGAACTCGGAGTACGTCGCCCGGTTCTGCCCCTTCGACGTAGATCGGCCCAGTCAACGAGTGCGGCCCGCGACCGGGATAGTCAGTGCGGGTCTTCTTCACCTGCTCAATCGTGATGCCGGGTACGAGCTGGTTGTGCGAGTGCATCATGGTTTCCATGACGACCGTGTCGCCGGAACGGATGCGCAGCACCGGCTGCTCGGCGTTGTCGAACCAGCCCCACTGGGTCGTGGCTGGCGTAGCGGAGAGCAGGTACGTCGTCGGGCTGCCCTCCCTGCCGGCCGCCTTCATGCCGGACTGTTCCAGAGGCCCGTAGACAAAAGGCAGAAAGGTCTTGGAATTCTTAGGATCGGCCTGCGGCGGCGCGGTTGGTTGCGGCGGACGCAACGTCTGTCCCTCCGTTGCATCCTTCGACGCACCGGGAGAGCGTTCCTGATCCTTCGTCTCGCGCGCATCCTGCCGGGTCTGCGGCGTAGTTTGGCCAGCCGGCGCTGCGCCTTCCGCGGGTGCGGGTGGTGCTGTGGTTGGAGAGGGCTGCCTGGGCGCAGTCGGCTGCGGGATCTTCAGGCTCTGCCCCTCGGAGGCATCCTGCCCCGCTCCTGAACCGCCACGCTCAAGCTCCTTCGTCTCGCGAGCGTCCTGCCGTGTTTGTGGCGTGGACTGGCCAGAAGGGGTGCCCTGCGCTGCCGCGCTGCCCGCGAAGGCGAGACTGATGCCTACGCCCGCTATGGCGGCGAGCGATTTCGATTTTGACATTCGGAGCCTCCCATTTCCTTGGATTTGGACAAAACAAGCTTTCACGAGGAGCGTCGCCGATTATTTCTCGCCGCCTTAGCGTAATCTACCGCGCGGATTCGTCAACAATTCTGAAATGGCCGCGCTTCGTAGCCTGAACATCGTCGTTAAATCTTTAGGACTATTGGCTCTCTCGGCTCGCGGGCAAGATTGTTGCTCCCGCCCCCAAACCGCATGGTCCGGAGGCGCATTGCCGCTCCATGTGAGCGCCACGTTGGTTGTCGTCGGAAGCTGCAACTACGTGGCAGTCCAGCTCCTCCATGCTGTTCGCCGGCACCTAAGCTGCCCCAGGTACAAGGCACCTCGGTGATGCTGGTGAAGCGTGGCTTCGACCTGCGGGAAAGCAGATCCTTGAGGAGGCAAGCACCTGCCGGAGCCGGTGCGAGCTAAGCACTATGTGGTTTCGGTGTGATCACCGCATGCTGGTTGAACACTCCGCAGATCGCGGCGAACGACCTGGAGAGGTTTCGGGATGCCACTACGCTTCTGTCGCTTGGCCGATCAAAGCCGCGCTCTTTCAAGCTCAGAAGCAAGAAGGTGCCCTGAACTCGGCTAGGGTGGCGCTGATCTTATTGGCAGATAGCCGCGCGAATTAAACCCAGTAGTGATGACGACTGGAGGTTGCCATCATGGCGGTCAAGCCAAGACCAAGGCGCCTGCCTCTTGGCGACACAGGCATCGAGCCCGGCAATTTAGCGTCCATCACGTTCCTCCCATGAACGGGTTTGATGCCCATTCCCTGAGACTGCATGCCGACCTCTAACGTGTCGCTGACATGTCAGAATAGAACTACACGATTCTTCCGCCCTCGCAAGCCGCATTTTGAATCTTAGCGCAGACTCTCGAGCGTGCGCCTCGTGTACCACTCGACATAGTCGAGGAGCGCGTCGGAGGCCCGCCGGGCTGCGGGCTCGTCGTTCTGCGCAACTGCCAGAGCGATCTTCGCATGAAGCTCGCAGACCCGCTGCAGATCACCGAACCGTTGAAAGTGCAGATACCAGAAGCGCCGCGTCTGAGCCTCGATCGGACCGATTGCGTGTGCTGCGTAGTTGTTCTGCGCCGCCGCCACGATCAGCCCGTTGAACTCCCGATCGGCCGCGATGAAAAGCTTCCCATCGTCTTTAGCGGCAGCCTCTTCGAAGTCGGAAGCAAGGCGGCGGAACTCGTCGCATGTCTGCGGGCCGGCAAGGCGGGCAGCACGCCCAGCGAGGATCTTCTCGATCTCTCGACGCACTTCGATCATCTTGAGCTGATCGATCAAGTCTATGTCCGAAACGATCACACCCGCCCGCGGAACAACTCTGACGGTCCCCTCAAGCGCGAGCCTTTGCAGCGCCTCGCGGATTGGTGTCCTCCCGATGCTCAGCTGCCGGTTCAAGGACTTTTCGGAAATGATGCTGCCGGGCGGGATCTGCAACGTGACAATCATCTCTTCGATAATCCGGTACGCCAACTGAGACTGCGTCTCAGGCGGAGGCGCGGATGTCGCTTTGGATTGATCGCCACTGTAGGAGGCACCGATTCGTTGCTCTCCGTCTGGCACGCGCTGCTCCACCTCGTTTGCTCCCAGCTCGTGACGGAATGCTGCACCCTCAAAGCCCGTCACGTATGGCGCTCCATGCCGCCCGACTTGCGG carries:
- a CDS encoding metal ABC transporter permease, which codes for MSDLVALLLTPFLAACLFVGIHTWLGLQVLRRKVVFADLALAQLSALGGTIAVAVGHAPGGAAGFGYAFALTLLGAALLTITRRVSAQVGQEAVIGILYVVATAAAILVVDRSPQGAEHVKRMLVGDILTVNATDLLKLALIYAAVGAVHALCRRHFLATEEDGLPRHQRFTALWDFLFYATFGLVVTSSVAVAGVLLVFSFLIIPAVIGSLFSARISVALGVGWGTGIAASVLGFAASVALDAPTGATMVVAFASVLLVAAGARALFFAAPETRRLNGRRAAVSVAAALLAAVGAQGVWLMTQPMADQPLLALVESGLGIGPERFLSEAERQVVREAAETERGHRAEVERLAGMERNARWRGDVLREEELRRISSFQQTFNEMGRGERFVQDHLRGLARSRERWTVGIPMTALSVLGLRLLFRTRRTGVRAVRPGWNR
- a CDS encoding acetamidase/formamidase family protein, with the translated sequence MSKSKSLAAIAGVGISLAFAGSAAAQGTPSGQSTPQTRQDARETKELERGGSGAGQDASEGQSLKIPQPTAPRQPSPTTAPPAPAEGAAPAGQTTPQTRQDARETKDQERSPGASKDATEGQTLRPPQPTAPPQADPKNSKTFLPFVYGPLEQSGMKAAGREGSPTTYLLSATPATTQWGWFDNAEQPVLRIRSGDTVVMETMMHSHNQLVPGITIEQVKKTRTDYPGRGPHSLTGPIYVEGAEPGDVLRVRINKIVPRAYGMNFNIPGLFGQFPKEFPEGQIKFFYLDLEKMQTEFAPGITIPLKPFPGTVAVARAEPGRYSSVPPGRFAGNLDIRELSEGASLYVPVFVKGALLWSGDSHAVQGNGEVNLTALETAYKELNLTIEVLKGQRLEWPRIETQTDWITVGYDEDLDKALDLLKAETTKFLIEQRNVPSERAEQAMLDGWNCPISEVVNIVKGTYCMIPKAADAPRPVPLPTQDTDEAFVTVARDARLGKAMDGASMAMINTIVEKKGLSRLDAYGLLSMTMDCRIAPHREGDKAVHCMVPKNLWTK
- a CDS encoding GntR family transcriptional regulator encodes the protein MTGFEGAAFRHELGANEVEQRVPDGEQRIGASYSGDQSKATSAPPPETQSQLAYRIIEEMIVTLQIPPGSIISEKSLNRQLSIGRTPIREALQRLALEGTVRVVPRAGVIVSDIDLIDQLKMIEVRREIEKILAGRAARLAGPQTCDEFRRLASDFEEAAAKDDGKLFIAADREFNGLIVAAAQNNYAAHAIGPIEAQTRRFWYLHFQRFGDLQRVCELHAKIALAVAQNDEPAARRASDALLDYVEWYTRRTLESLR
- the ggt gene encoding gamma-glutamyltransferase, whose product is MSSAEDWSHLRLTASRRTLLFSSAAALGAAALATGSRAETAAARNGLARSSQGMVTSPHELASQAGQEVLQAGGNAIEAAIAINATLCVTYPHFCGLGGDAFMIISDREGNGFTLSGIGQAAAKPPNYGGPIPVRGPGSALTAAAAVDTWDQAFEFSRRSWGGRQPWKGLFKRAIQYASEGFPTTPSQRFWSNFRANEIGNWPDVVRVFTVDGRIPDVGETFRQPDLARTLTVLAENGGRYFYAGDLALRIARGLQQAGSPLTANDLARCRARNETPLRVSYRGGELVSLRPPTQGIATLEIMGTLDRLDLAAIPEGSADYYHVLVEAVKTAFIDRNRYVADPDFVDVPVNRLLSKVNLDAHAKSIDMRRAAPWPYVFKPGDTVFIGAVDRDGNCVSMLQTVYFDWGSGVVAGDTGILWHNRGASFSMDPQHINVLQPGKRPFHTLNPGMYFRGGRPRLLYGTQGADGQPQTLAAVLTRLIDYQMDPLNALTRPRFLLGKTFSDSRDSLKLELDAGQDVFADLAARGHEISPIPAQSPLAGHPGAIRIEADGSLVGAHDPRSDGLALGI
- a CDS encoding amidohydrolase family protein; this translates as MLRVRCTCGCTSPSRRSFLQGVTSFGMAAASGLGALSVMSAPSSARAQAGEGPPGEIELLVRQVRIADGKPPVDLAISKGRFVAVQPNLAADAPRVIDAQGRAAIPGLLEPHIHLEKALLEQRMPNQSGTLAEAIRITGQLKAQQVREDVLDRSRQVLDMAIRNGVVALRAQPDVDPIQGLIGVETGLALADEYRNALDLQIVAFPQEGILKAPGTLAMMEEALNMGASVVGGCPYNERTWEDTRSHIDECFKLAQKYDRPVDLHADFADDTSDRRFAAASYIAQKTIDTGYQGKVTLGHMTSLASLMPDQAQPVLELLQRADINIVTIPATDTYLGGRKDQANPRRGLTPVAALRKAGVNVTYASNNIRNAFTPFGKVDPLQIGNMLAHIAQLGSPDDQAYVLRMATTNAARAMGISDRYGIEVGKQADLVILDTPNVANALLDLPPRSWVIKKGRVVLETKHEEKISK
- a CDS encoding metal ABC transporter substrate-binding protein, which produces MRWTRWSAAALAALGFVLAGPFAAARAEVAPLVVVTTPDLKSIAEAVSGGAVRVETLVQPGADAETFAPRPGHVGMIRDAALIVRVGLGFDEWLDKLIRQAGDTGQVRNEQILDLSTDIALLEVQGRSVEARSGHAHGAANPHYWLDPANAEAMSARIAEALVRIAPAGQDAIASAQKRFAVDLKQRLTRWTAKLEPFRGEAVVAYHNGWPYFARRFRLNIVDLIEPKEGIAPSPARLSGLASRMRASGVRAILHEPFEPVEASRYLAERTGARVVVLAPSVGAVREATDYLSLFDYNVDRLAEVLAQPR